In one Papilio machaon chromosome 15, ilPapMach1.1, whole genome shotgun sequence genomic region, the following are encoded:
- the LOC106711303 gene encoding protein MCM10 homolog, translated as MDEKDDLSQLEELLCADLDGKQEETEKKPPCFKEVNIFEEANCLENIPNSSESLKASVIHNGDTDSSDDEEKRNYTERKYNDYGAEVKKLLDNKEKDQIDKKLNFEVRLRQANIDVKLAGHSSFSKKAVNNHEQKTKYIFGAPDTNGSNNKYKSDVFTDPIFGIRITRPLVSSAALLDRMQGREAVNMLRVKRYVENEDLSKDWVIAGVIVRKSLPKKSQKGSQFLIWTLSDLKDDIKTISMFLFQKAYHELWKTNEGTVVAVLNPNVLDRSQNSADQACLSVTSPNQVMILGESKDFGICKSKKKNGEPCTAVVNINKCEHCVYHVKQEYQKFSKRQELQSSTMGKGLVNLQNKVLGKNTVIYGGKAYSALPKANNKKIKEKDQNRLMSLSDYYKSESDSNLMNNKAPYGAGSLKGNTTTLHSPTAQRISDSVRLNKLTQSSSNCNSKTELSLAEKVANSPKLGRGFNLKGNGSIDLSVSYRQKTAEQIKLNAIKLIQRSGGLMKTDPNNIKGTEAGKKRALDKLNTSGTDENVCKKVKPNEDKNFKPTMSERFKKILEATSAHQNLIQQHEDDEQEKYFNKLEKKEAMEEKMLNTYKLACKAVRCTKCKYTAFSASQLCKDERHPLKVLDTFKRFFKCLDCSNRTISLELLPLHSCSNCGGSRWERAAMMREKKVAHCDSLSIRGEEETFIGGVTTGKNINLMVPDS; from the coding sequence ATGGATGAGAAAGATGATTTGTCACAACTCGAAGAATTATTGTGCGCAGATTTGGATGGTAAACAGGAAGAAACTGAGAAAAAACCACCGTGCTTTAAAGAAGTGAACATTTTCGAAGAAGCGAATTGCTTAGAAAATATACCAAACAGTAGTGAATCCTTAAAAGCCTCAGTTATTCATAATGGTGACACTGACTCATCTGACGatgaagaaaaaagaaattatacagaaagaaaatataacgACTATGGGGCAGAAGTGAAGAAATTGCTAGATAATAAGGAAAAAGATCAAATAGACAAGAAGTTAAACTTTGAAGTAAGATTGCGTCAGGCTAATATTGATGTAAAACTAGCTGGTCATAGTTCTTTCTCAAAGAAAGCTGTAAATAATCATGAACAAAAAACGAAATACATTTTTGGAGCTCCCGACACTAATGGTagcaataataaatacaaatcagATGTTTTTACAGATCCTATATTCGGCATTCGTATCACTAGACCACTTGTATCAAGTGCTGCACTGCTAGATAGAATGCAAGGCAGAGAAGCTGTAAACATGCTTCGAGTTAAAAGATATGTGGAAAATGAAGATTTGTCAAAAGACTGGGTCATTGCTGGAGTTATAGTAAGGAAAAGTTTACCTAAAAAGTCACAAAAAGGTAgccaatttttaatttggacTCTCAGCGATCTTAAAGatgatataaaaactatttcaatgtttttatttcaaaaagcTTATCATGAATTGTGGAAAACAAATGAAGGAACTGTTGTAGCAGTTTTGAACCCTAATGTTTTGGATAGGTCACAGAATAGCGCTGACCAGGCCTGCCTCAGTGTGACAAGTCCTAACCAGGTGATGATCCTTGGAGAATCCAAAGACTTTGGAATATGTAagagtaaaaagaaaaatgggGAGCCCTGCACAGCTGTcgtgaatataaataaatgtgaacATTGTGTATACCATGTAAAGCAAGAATATCAAAAATTCTCCAAAAGGCAGGAATTACAGTCTTCGACTATGGGGAAAGGTCTTGttaatttgcaaaataaaGTCTTAGGTAAAAATACTGTAATTTATGGTGGCAAAGCTTATTCTGCTTTACCAAAagccaataataaaaaaataaaagagaaagaTCAAAATAGGCTAATGTCATTAAGTGATTACTACAAATCTGAAAGTGACAGCAACTTAATGAACAATAAAGCACCATATGGAGCAGGTTCATTGAAAGGTAATACCACAACATTACATAGTCCAACAGCACAAAGAATCTCAGATTCTGTAcgacttaataaattaacacagTCTAGTTCAAATTGTAACTCAAAAACAGAACTGAGTTTAGCTGAAAAGGTGGCAAATTCTCCAAAACTAGGCAGAGGATTTAACTTGAAAGGCAATGGTAGTATTGATCTGAGTGTTTCATACAGACAGAAAACAGCAGAACAGATTAAGTTAAATGCTATAAAACTTATTCAAAGAAGTGGCGGTTTAATGAAAACAGATCCAAACAACATCAAGGGAACTGAAGCAGGGAAAAAGAGAGctttagataaattaaatacttcagGTACTGATGAAAATGTATGCAAAAAAGTTAAACCAAATGAAGATAAAAACTTCAAACCAACAATGTCtgaacgatttaaaaaaattcttgaaGCAACATCAGCTCATCAGAATCTAATTCAACAACATGAAGACGATGAGcaagaaaaatactttaataaacttGAAAAGAAAGAAGCTATGGAAGAAAAGATGTtgaatacatataaattagcGTGCAAAGCTGTGAGGTGCACTAAATGCAAGTATACAGCATTTTCTGCATCTCAACTTTGTAAAGATGAGAGACATCCTCTTAAAGTATTagatacatttaaaagatttttcaaatgtttggATTGTAGTAATAGGACAATTTCTTTGGAATTATTGCCGTTACATTCATGTAGTAACTGTGGAGGTTCAAGATGGGAGAGAGCAGCAATGATGAGAGAAAAGAAAGTAGCTCACTGTGATAGTTTGTCTATTAGAGGGGAAGAGGAAACTTTTATTGGTGGAGTGACTACtggcaaaaatattaatttaatggttCCTgactcataa
- the LOC106711309 gene encoding uncharacterized protein LOC106711309 has translation MQRPYKRRYLRSNNMHEAFHGDFEYVITKKEPPRVCFGTGLQREVLPQSGPCLNPFMRRIAREIQPNVGPASYNETRDAFSRITQRIYSKLYYGSKTPRWKEKHEYQPPPREIPPEKPIPKNCAPFNSLSKRKPLFTPKDYPAPCDYYPECKRKTLNFAYSFSGKKTLRCAVEIKCVPYNLDVCAACGRSCSAQGDYWQYENRIFLCRKHYSRFFTHCLAKFQGYKLAEFKPIRDCFFAHAHNSCKAALKIMKVQEIQKKLRKEAYLDLYFPQRRQCSNH, from the exons ATGCAGCGGCCGTATAAACGTCGATATCTCCGCTCAAATAATATGCATGAGGCGTTTCACGGCG ATTTCGAATACGTGATAACAAAGAAGGAGCCACCTCGGGTATGCTTCGGGACTGGATTACAGCGAGAAGTGCTACCACAATCTGGCCCCTGCTTAAATCCTTTTATGAGACGTATCGCTAGAGAGATCCAACCCAATGTGGGTCCGGCCTCTTATAATGAAACTCGAGACGCATTTTCCCGTATAACACAAAGG atataCAGCAAGCTATATTACGGATCGAAAACACCACGTTGGAAGGAAAAACATGAATATCAACCACCGCCGAGGGAAATCCCACCGGAAAAGCCTATCCCGAAAAACTGTGCCCCATTCAACTCCCTCTCCAAAAGGAAACCGTTATTCACACCTAAGGACTATCCCGC ACCCTGCGACTACTATCCTGAATGCAAAaggaaaacattaaattttgccTATAGTTTCTCTggcaaaaaaacattaagatgCGCGGTTGAG ATTAAATGTGTACCGTACAATTTGGATGTTTGTGCCGCGTGTGGACGGTCATGCTCCGCTCAGGGTGACTATTGGCAATACGAAAACAGAATATTCCTTTGCAGAAAACATTATTCCAGATTTTTCACGCATTGCCTAGCAAAGTTCCAGGGTTATAAACTCGCTGAATTCAAG cCAATCCGAGATTGCTTTTTCGCGCATGCCCATAATAGCTGCAAGGCCGCATTGAAGATTATGAAAGTTCAAGAAATACAGAAAAAACTCAGAAAAGAGGCTTATTTAGACTTATACTTCCCTCAGAGACGTCAGTGTAGTAAtcattag